From Stenotrophomonas sp. SAU14A_NAIMI4_8:
GGCCGTGCCAAGTGCCAGCGCCATGAAGAACAGCAGAGCGTTGCGCATGCGCGATTCCTCGTAGCGTCGAGCTTGCTCGACGGGATAGCAGTCGAGGTAGCGTCGAGCTTGCTCGACGGGATAGCAGTCGAGGTAGCGTCGAGCTTGCTCGACGGGTTTTTGGGGTCAGTCGAGCAAGCTCGACTCTACGGTTTCGGCATCAGTACGCGGCGGTGATGATCTGCTTCGGGTACTTGCCCGCTTCCAGTTCCGCCACGAAGGCGGCGCCGTAGTCGGCATAGCTGATGCGGCTGTGGCCTTCGGCATCGGCCAGGAAGGTTTTGGCCTGCACGCGGTACTGGCCGCGTTCGTCGCCGGGGCCGATTTCCGCCGCCGGCGAGAAGAACGTCCAGTCGATGTCCTTTACGGCCTGCAGCTGCTTCAGCGCTTCACGCGCGGCCAGTGCGTACGGCTTGTAAGCCTCGGGGAACCCGGGGGTGTCGACCAGCTGCACGCCCGGCGCCACTTCCAGGCTGCCGGCGCCGCCGACCACCACCACGCGCGGCACCTGGGCCTGGCGGGCAGCGGCCACCAGCTGGCCGGCCACGGTGGCGATCTGGCCGATGTCATCGCCCGGGCGCGGGCCATAGGCACTGGCCAGCACATCGTGGCCGGCAATGGCGGCGGCCAGCGCGTCGCGGTCATCCAGTGCTGCGATGACCGGGTGGGCGCCGGCCAGTTCGCTGGGCAGGTTCTGTGCGCTGCGCACGATCACGGTCAACTGGTGGCCGTGGGCCAGGGCGTGGCGGGCAATCTGGCGACCGATGTTGCCGGTGGCGCCGACGAGGGCAATCTTCATGGCACGACTCCGTGGGGCAGTAGGTTGGGGTACGGGCCCACTGTAGGCCGCTGCAGTTGCTCGAAAAACAGCGTATAACGCGCTTGTTTGTTGCATGGATCGAGCATATGGACCGATTGACCGCCATGACCGTGTTCGTGGAAGTGGCCGAGCGCGGCAGCCTGACCGCCGCCGCCGAGGTGCTGGACATGTCGCGGGCGATGGTCAGCCGTTACTTGGCCGAAGCGGAAGGCTGGCTGGGCGCGCGCCTGCTGCACCGGACCACCCGCCGCATCAGCCTGACCGCGGCCGGTGAGGCGGCACTGGCGCGCTTCCGGCAGATGCTGGCCATCGGCGAGGAACTGCAGGGCGAGCTGGCCAGCGACGACCCCGAACCGCACGGCACGTTGCGGATCACCGCCAGCGTGTCGTTCGGGCAGAGCCACCTGGCCCGCGCGGTGGCGGCGTTCGTGCAGCGCCACCCGGCCGCACGCATCGAACTGCTGCTGGTGGACCGCATGGTGAACCTGGTGGAAGAGCGGGTGGATCTGGCGGTGCGTATCGCGCGGCAGATCGATTTGGGCCTGATCGCACGGCGCCTGGCCACCTGCCGGTCGGTGCTGTGCGCCAGCCCGGCGTACCTGCAGGCACATGGCACGCCCACCGCGCCGGAGCACCTGGCCGCGCACAACTGCCTGACCCACCACTACGTGGGTCGCAGCCTCTGGCACCTGCACCGCGACGGCCGCGCGCTGTCGGTGGCGGTGGGCGGGAATATCAGTGCGAACGAGGCATCGCTGCTGGTGGAAGCGGTACGCGCCAATGCGGGCATCGCCATGCTGCCCAGCTACCAGGTGGCACCGCTGCTGCGCAGTGGCGCGCTGGTGGCCGTACTGCCGGACTACCAGCTGGACGAGCTGGGCGTTCATGCCGTCTACGCATCGCGTCGACAGCAGCCCGTTATCATGCGCCGATTCCTGGATTTCCTGGCCGGCTGCTTCGAGCACGATCCGGCCTTCCAGGACCTCGACTGGCAACCGACGGGCAAGGAGAGCGCATGAACCATGGAACGGTAGTGAGAGATCACCGTCGTACGAGCTGGGAACTGCAAGCGCAGCAGGCGCCGCCGCAGGCCCAGCCGGTGGATGCGGAGACCATCGCCGCCGCCCGCACTGGGCGCTGGCAGGTACACCTGACCCCGCGGGCGCTGCCCTTGGACTGGCTGGGCGATGTGCGTGGTCGCCGCATCCTGTGCCTGGCTTCAGGCGGTGGCCAGCAGGCGCCGGTGCTGGCCGCTGCCGGTGCCGATGTGACCGTGTTCGACCTGTGCGAGCAGCAACTGGCGCTGGACCGCGCGGTGGCTGCACGCGATGGCCTGCGCCTGCAGGCGGTGCAGGGCGACATGCGTGACCTGCAGGCCTTCGGCCATGGCAGCTTCGATGTGGTGTTCCATCCGGTGTCCAACCTGTTCGTGCCCGATGTGCGGCCGGTCTGGGCCGAGTGCCACCGCGTGCTGGCGCGTGATGGCCTGCTGCTGGCCAGCTTCTACAACCCGGTGCTGTTCGTGGGCAGCGACGATGCGCCGTTGGCCGAACAGGGCCTGATGCGCCCGCGCTTCGCCATTCCCTATTCCGATCTGGAAGACCTGCCCGCGGACGAGCGGCAGGCCAAGCAGGCGCGTGGCGAGGCGATGACGTTCGGCCACAGCCTGGGCGATCTGATCGGTGGCCAGCTGGACGCAGGGTTCGTGATCGAGCGCTTCATGGAAGATTGGCAGCCACGCCCGCGGGTGTTGATCGAACGCTACCTGCCCGCGTTCCTGGCCACCCGCGCGCGGCGGATCGGCTGAGCGGATCGGCAGACCCGCAGGAGTACACTGGGCGGCCCACGTCGTGCAGGTACCGTCTCTTGTCCTATCCCTATCCGTTGGTGGTGTTCGACCTGGACGGCACGCTGGTGGACAGCGCCGCCGATATCGCCGAGGCGCTGAACCGCACGCTGGAAGACATCGGGCTGGCACGCGTGGCCGAAGCAACCGTGCTGGGTTGGATCGGTGATGGCGTGCGGCGGCTGGTCGAACAGGCGGTGCAGGCGGCCGGTCGCGAAGTGGACCTGGCACAGGTGATGCCGGTGTTCATGGTGCACTACCGCGATTGCCTGCTGCGCAGCCCGCGTCTGTTCGACGGTGTGCCCGAAGCGCTGGAGCAGCTGCGTGCGCGGCAGGTGCCGCTGGCGATCTGCACCAACAAGCCGGCCGCACTGGTGCCGCCGCTGCTGCAGCACCTGGGCATCGCCGATGCATTTGCACTGGTACTGGGCGGCGATTCACTGCCGCAGCGCAAGCCCAGCGGTGAACCGCTGCGGCATATCGCCGCGCACTTCGGCCTGCCGGTCGCGCAGTGCCTGATGGTGGGCGATTCGCTCACCGACTACCGCGCCGCGCAGGACGCCGACATGCCGATCGCCCTGGTGCGTTACGGCTACCCGCGCGGCCTGGACCTGCACACCGCGCAGGCCGTGGCGGTGATCGACGACCTGCGCGAACTGCCGGGCCTGGCCGCCGAGCTGCCGACGGCGTGATGCATCGATAACGCCGGGCGGGGCCCGGCGTTACCGTGTGCGCGTCAACCGATCACTTCGGCTGGTAGCGCACGCTCAGCTGGTACTCGCGGCCCGGCTGGTTGTACCAGGCAATGGTCTCGTACTGGCGATCGAACACATTGGCCACGCGCGCCAGCACCGACCACGCCGGGGTAAGCGCGTACTCGGCACGCAGGTCCAGCAGGCCATAGCCGCCCAGCTTCACCGCGTTGTCGGCATCGTCGAAGCGCTTGCCGGCGCCCTGCACGGTCAGGCCGGCACGGAAGTCGCCGAAGCGGCGGTCCACGTCCAGGCGCGCGGTCTGCTGTGCGCGGCGCGCCAGCCAGTTGTCGAACTGGTCGCTGCCGGCGGTGCGGTTGCGCGGGTCGGTGAAGCTGAGCTGCGCGTTGATGTCGAAGCCGGCCAGCACTGCGCCAGCGGTCAGTTCCGCGCCG
This genomic window contains:
- a CDS encoding NAD(P)H-binding protein; the encoded protein is MKIALVGATGNIGRQIARHALAHGHQLTVIVRSAQNLPSELAGAHPVIAALDDRDALAAAIAGHDVLASAYGPRPGDDIGQIATVAGQLVAAARQAQVPRVVVVGGAGSLEVAPGVQLVDTPGFPEAYKPYALAAREALKQLQAVKDIDWTFFSPAAEIGPGDERGQYRVQAKTFLADAEGHSRISYADYGAAFVAELEAGKYPKQIITAAY
- a CDS encoding LysR family transcriptional regulator; this translates as MDRLTAMTVFVEVAERGSLTAAAEVLDMSRAMVSRYLAEAEGWLGARLLHRTTRRISLTAAGEAALARFRQMLAIGEELQGELASDDPEPHGTLRITASVSFGQSHLARAVAAFVQRHPAARIELLLVDRMVNLVEERVDLAVRIARQIDLGLIARRLATCRSVLCASPAYLQAHGTPTAPEHLAAHNCLTHHYVGRSLWHLHRDGRALSVAVGGNISANEASLLVEAVRANAGIAMLPSYQVAPLLRSGALVAVLPDYQLDELGVHAVYASRRQQPVIMRRFLDFLAGCFEHDPAFQDLDWQPTGKESA
- a CDS encoding methyltransferase domain-containing protein: MNHGTVVRDHRRTSWELQAQQAPPQAQPVDAETIAAARTGRWQVHLTPRALPLDWLGDVRGRRILCLASGGGQQAPVLAAAGADVTVFDLCEQQLALDRAVAARDGLRLQAVQGDMRDLQAFGHGSFDVVFHPVSNLFVPDVRPVWAECHRVLARDGLLLASFYNPVLFVGSDDAPLAEQGLMRPRFAIPYSDLEDLPADERQAKQARGEAMTFGHSLGDLIGGQLDAGFVIERFMEDWQPRPRVLIERYLPAFLATRARRIG
- the gph gene encoding phosphoglycolate phosphatase (PGP is an essential enzyme in the glycolate salvage pathway in higher organisms (photorespiration in plants). Phosphoglycolate results from the oxidase activity of RubisCO in the Calvin cycle when concentrations of carbon dioxide are low relative to oxygen. This enzyme is a member of the Haloacid Dehalogenase (HAD) superfamily of aspartate-nucleophile hydrolase enzymes (PF00702).), which encodes MSYPYPLVVFDLDGTLVDSAADIAEALNRTLEDIGLARVAEATVLGWIGDGVRRLVEQAVQAAGREVDLAQVMPVFMVHYRDCLLRSPRLFDGVPEALEQLRARQVPLAICTNKPAALVPPLLQHLGIADAFALVLGGDSLPQRKPSGEPLRHIAAHFGLPVAQCLMVGDSLTDYRAAQDADMPIALVRYGYPRGLDLHTAQAVAVIDDLRELPGLAAELPTA